Below is a genomic region from Anoplolepis gracilipes chromosome 1, ASM4749672v1, whole genome shotgun sequence.
CTGGCCATGGAAAACCTCGGCATTTTAGCACGTCCATGATGTTGTGACATGTATAATAAGCATTTTCCATCACCTCTTCGTTAAAAATATCCATAGCAAATCGTGCTTTCCCACCACTTCTTCTCGATTTCTTCAAGCCTTTATTCTTGCTGCCATTGCCACCTTTAGCACTTTTTCCATTATTCTTTCCATTAGTTTTCACACTggctttttttttgcttttgccACGCATCGCCATTGTTAAAAACTCGTTAAAATCTTGGTAtctaaattatgataaatattatttattaataatagatatttattttttataagtatacATAAGTATTTCTAAGTATAGATTACCACTAATTAATtacctttaaaataatgttaacatACTTTTGATTactgttcttttattttatatttcattctcGTATGTAGAAAGTCAGACTCGAATCTGACTGATCTGACAATGAATAAAGCACAACTCGCCGTTGCCATATCAACAATTACATCAATGAAAGTAAGTTTATCGATCGCTAAACTAGCCAATTTCTCAGAATTAATCGATACGAAACAAGATATTTGGGACGCTTTCCATGTtaacgaaaaatttattgatacgTCAGTTTTCGTCGTAACCAATATGGAACGACGaaactttgatttttattatgcgtaaatctttcttcaaaaaatggttgaatttttttaaacaagaaaataaatttttttgttcttccCGGTTGTTACTTCTTCAAGATTCTGACAAAAATTGGCACTTTAGTGATGAATTCTCGTACATAcgcatatatgcatacatgaCACGTAATGcgcgaacgagagagagaacacAACGGCATGCTTCAGAGTGTCTTCTTCTACGTTCACCTCCCCAAATGTTCGGTCTATATACTTACTGTCTACAGgatgtcccattttaattcctccagtcgaatatctcgaaaaccaagcccgggagagaaaaatatttacattaaacaacttttgcctgaaacatttttctctcccgggcttggtttttgagatattcgactggaggaattaaaatgggacaccctgtatatgtatattcactTTTCTGATCCTGTTGCGAGAAGCGCGAAATCACtctgatataatatgtataaagatatgtatgtatagagagcataattttttttttttttttttttttttttttgagtgagACGAAGACAGCAATATACATCGTTTGgctgatacatatatacagaatgtctcataactaacgagccaacgctcgtgaacggatagagtacagtgaactgaacaaaaaagtattagatcattttgcgattttcgcaataattattaaaatattaattaaaaacgcttagcgaacaatattatacatatgtacaagatgtccggtaataatcgccccacctctcaAGGGCTGATAGaacaggtcaaactgaacataaaagtcctgtatcattttccgattttcgcaataattattaaaatattaattaaaaacgctcggCGTAGGAGCGCGCGCCGCATATAGCGCTCAGCATaccctgagcgtttttaattaatagttcaataattattgcactaatcgcaaaatgatacaggacttttatgttcagtttgacctgctctatctgtccTAGAGAattggggcgattattaccggacattttgtagatatgtataatattgttcgctaagcgtttttaattaatattttaataattattgcgaaaatcgcaaaatgacttaatacttttttgtttagttcactgtactctacccactcacgagcgttggctcattagttatgagacaccctgtatatcagTCAAACGATTCGCAGTCGCTAGCCGCTTCATTCTGCCGGCGTGTTTATCGCTAACGCGTACAGATGTCAGTCGTCAGTCGTCCGGCGGATCTCGACGGGAGTAGGTGTAAGTCGCGTGTTGAGCGTCGAGCCCGTCAAATGAAACGCCGGCGAACCGGctgcaaaaataattcgtTTTAATTCGTGTTCACAAACGGATGGAATTGTCGTACCTCATCTATCGGAATTCGCTGATTGCAACTTTATTCGGTATGCAGAAATTATCCGAAAGTGTGTGGCATGGTCATTAATTCTTATGTCTCTGTCGAGCATTCTCGTCAATAGTCTGGACACTACAAGATGGGTGTGTGAATAGAACGAAATCTCCAACGGCCTTTTATTCCTTGGAggtttacttttaatttggAGAATCATCGATAAATTCGGTGGAACTGTTTGTGTATCGTTTGTTTGTTTTCGATCGATTGGCAAAAAtaacattgtatttatttttttattttattattacacttgTGGATTatccattaatattaatgctaAAGTTatactagaaaaaaaagagagaaagaagatcagtaatcaatcaattaattaatcgtcGAGGGGATTCTCTGggaattatatgattaattgtCTCTAATATCTTACCTTTCATCACCGAATTTTGAGGGATTgctttattaacattaaattttttaaatgaatgtgAAATGATAATTACACCACGTTGTGGAATAATGattcaaaaacaaataatttaaatgcaaatctTTGTTGTCAAGTTAAGATATTAAGTAACAAGTTGTGTTTTACATATTCGTCATCTCGATTTAATTCAATccgaaatgttaaaatatattcttgattGTACTGTCAGTTTCAAAATCTCCGAAGCGTTCGATATTTACTATAaacaattgtttataaatgcAGAGATTGaacattttgtttaaatagaaataaagtaCTTTATGCAAATACTTATGACTGACAATGCTAAAGGGCGTAACACACAACCGCAATTTATATGGTTATCAAATCAcctggaaaattattttattttgcataatgaaaaatatattacgactaaaaataattctgcAAAGgcagtaaatataatacatataagcCCGTATTTAAATGtgcttttatatcaataaatgcgcatattttttatttttttaatttatagtataaGTAACgaaacctatatatatatgtgcacatttataaaaacgtGTTTTAAATACGAgcttattgcattttattgccTTTGGTTATTGCATTGTactctcgattttttttacaataaatcgtaatatttttcattatgcaaagtaaaataatttttcaggtGAATCACACACTACTTGACGTCCGGCGATTTATAATTCTGCATGTTTAGTATCTGTCATGTGCCTGTCATATCCTATATCAGAATTTTATGTCTCGTATTTTAATGAAAGTTACATATACTTTTGCTCGCAGGTCACGCGGCTTCAACCGTATGAATCAGTATTTATTCACTGCCGTTGCAGCCTTACTCATAACCTGTTCCGcataaattgtaaaagaagATAACGAAATTTCAAGAAGAGCATTTAAAaaggtaaagaaaaaatacgtTCGCAAAAATCTTAACAGATATGAGTAATTTCGCCGAGAGAAAAAACATACTATACGAAAAGTCAGAAAAACTTAATGATACATATAGTGACTATAAAAGACCCTGAAAGATTTGATATTTgagctataattttttaaagacgCGTGATTGTCTAAAAAGTCTAGATAACAGTAGAGCAAGTAGAGAGAAGGAGGGATGTTTGTTTCAGGACAACGACCTAAGGAAAAATGTCTACTGCTTTGCTAGCCGTGTTCGCCGTGATCCTGTGTATTCTGTTCAGGATATTGAACGTGAACAGTGCACCACAAAAGCCCCTCCTTGTCTGTAAAGATCAATCTTTCCTGTCGACGATGTTGAAAATCGCGCCGGTCATTGCTGAACCGTAAGTCTGGAGAAAtccatttttcatatatttcaaatagtcCGTAAATTGACTGCTTTGAATTTTGCAACTCGAGAGGACTATCCGTGAGATAAGAATCCCAGATAGATTTCGAGATCTGAAAGTTTCGCGAAAGTGAGGTTAGGGTTTGGTACTGGACACCGGCTCCAGCTGACATTTCAGCTGATACATTAGTATAAACAAGATTTCTGTATTCTTTATAcgcaaatattactttatgcgacatatgtataatttgaaATGTTTGTGCGCATAAATaagaacgaaataaaaataaaagtaattagtaagaataaaataagaataaaaataaataagaacaatttttatatttttaaaaaaatattttacacattatctgtaagcaaaaaaaatatctatacactacaatgaaaaaaaatatgctgcattttattgttttctataatctctattatatttgatatatattgaaaagattaGATCttgaaaagattataataatgcaGACGAGATTGCAGGATGTTAATgcatgaatttaatatatttaaatataaaatatatattttttggtgaaaatattattcaattaatttttagcataatttatataaaacagataattaaattatcattagagtattatattatacgtttttttatgattatttacacaataaaaaattatctagagtaatatataatatacatatagacatATAGTgacataaatacaaaatgcgaattgtttttttatttgattgcttatataatatatgaaggTTACAACAAATACTCTCTTACCGGTATTGCGAGTGCTCTTGAATGAGTATAATGGatgttttttttacgtttgGAATAATAGTTTGTTATAGGCTTTTGTTCGCAAACAACTGGTCAAGAcggttgttataaattatagatagtGGTTATGACATATGGTTACGTAGcaaagtataattttgtaaataatgactgtaaatacttttattagcACAAACTctcttcttaaattattattatacaaataacgtttattatatttaaatattaaaaaaatttgacaactTTTTCATTTCCACACTTTGTGGATTATTACTAAAGTTAAAAGTTTACATAATGAaggttaataattatttgaatgtcATTGCGTTTTATCTGCTCAcaattgataaaaagaatacgcAAATATAATACGTGTAGAAGAAGTTAACAGTAAAAGTAAAGttcatcaatttaatattaataagaaaatgagaataattttACGCCAAAATGTTTTcccattaataaaaatgaagaaaacaaACTTGactagttaaataattttttctatttgtaattaatttagcaCACAAAGtagcgtataaaaaaataatttctctctgttaattatacaaacagtcaaattaattatttgcaactaTATTCACagaaatttcttgataaaattttttaaaatagtagCCGtgcgaaattgaaaaatgtaggacaaaaactataatttttttttttaattgtaaacattgaacaaaatttgaattttgttttagaaaaaaattaatattcgttTCTAATTGAATTACATGATAAACTATGTTGCGTCcgttttatttactttatataatattgacacTAAGTCAACACTTCCTATTTCCGTGTTGAAAAAATGCTCTATgactgttaataattttatcacgaTGTATTTGTGTGCGTAAAAATATACGTGAATTTAGATATGAACTGTATCATTCGCAGTGCACatgtcatatatgtatgtacaatactTGCCAAAAGTCTGTGAGCATATTGTTTTCgtctgaattaaaaattgggGAATAAATCATAAGctttcaaaattgttttattcacttgaaaatataagaaatataaatttttaagatctatttctttaaaacaaCTTTGCCttcataaataatgatttaggTTTTTAATCAGTTTTCATCAATGACTTTGTCTCTAATTGTCTTGCAAATTCTGAGGATATAATTTACATCAAGAAAATAGCTTTAGAAAACGTATTGAAAATACTTAGCACCGAAAGAGAGACTTCACCCTAAACGAAGCACTGAAATGATAAAACTATAAGGAATTTTAGTCCTTTTGCTTCTTGTATGCTTTCTTTTGTCGGTTTATGATACGAACATATTTTTCCATCGCTGTaaagataatgaaatatatcgattaaatttatttcttcctaGTGTAATACAATTATCGAGGGATGTGCTCAGACTTTTGTCAagtaatgtacattttttcaacTACCCAACTAGATCATATACGAATGTAagcgaaataataatagaatcatGTCCGGTTTTAGGcggttataatatatatatcgttttcatcgattttattgtttcattatcTTGGATAACAAATTCATTTACGTCAGTCGGTTTTGGAATGTTATCAACAGCATATATGAATACACGAGAAATTTGCGTTTCGCGATAAAATCCATCGTGCTCTCCccagaataattttcaagacactgacaaaatatatttccacgAAGTTTTACTTATGGAAAAAATCACGATATTGACGAACAAAAATGCGATCCATCATAAGCTATACTTTCATTAATGCAGATTTAGAAGAACGAGATAAACGCTATTGAATATTGCATCGccaaaacgtattttttattaatattaataattttagtaaaactatttatttcgCCATTAGACACTATGTGCATCTACTTCTGCAAATTAACTATCATGTGAAAGCGAAGTGAAGCAATTCCTGCGTGACGCTGATGTCATGAAAAAgtcgataataataaaaaaacattccgTTGGTCAAACAAATTCATTGctaattgtaatttctttcttctttcaatCGCATTGCGTGAAAGCGCTTAAGAAAGCGGAAACACATAATGATTTTTAACTTTGTATTGcatacagaaaaaataataacgtcaTGTGTGCGCGTTCGTCTCTCTCTATAACTGATGattcaagaatttaattataaatataaatgcttGACTCGTGTATTGATTGTGAAATTAACCACAACATTTCGTCgagttttatatctttatgaGCCTTACATCAACGTACATGTCATTACACTTTGAGTAgctcaaataaattaatttttgcaaaatgtcTAAACACACATGATTTAATGTCGAAAActgtttttatcaaaattagaCAATCTCGATTTCTCGCTCACCCGCGATTACGATAGATGAACTCCTGTGAACTTGGCACACCATacttaaaaatctaaaattttttttagagttcTGGTTTCCTTTTGAATCGTTCTAgagttctatataaaaattttaaatagttctGATgattaaagacaaaaaaatcaaattcgaaaaaatggtGTGCCAAGTTTACGCAGCGCACCAAatcataaaaatcaattatttctttagagTTCTAGTTAGTTTTACAATAGTTCTATAGTTCTATGTCAAATATATCAATAGTTTTAgccattaaaaataaaaaatcgatatttgaaaaatcaatgcccaaatgataattttcttgtaaatattttttcacacgaGTTCTAGCCGATCTGACTAGAGTTCTGAGTAGCATTCCCTGAGTTTTACAAGAAAGtctaataactttttttcgtaaaacaattatttttcaagctACAGccaattttaacaaataaagtcCAcgtttatcgaaaaaaaactttatttgtggactttatttgttaaaattggCTGTagcttgaaaaataattgttttaggGGAAAAAGTCATTAAACTTTCTTGTAGAACTCAGGGAATGCTACTCAGAACTCTAGTCAGATCGGCTAGAACtcgtgtgaaaaaatatttacaagaaaattatcatttgggcactgatttttcaaatatcgattttttatttctaatggCTAGAACTATTGATATATTTGACATAGAACTGTAGAACTATTGTAAAACTAATTAGAActctaaagaaataaatgatttttatgatTTGGTGCGCTGCATGAACTTGGCACACCATTTTTTcaagtttgatttttttatctttaatcatcacaactattaaaaatttttaaatttttaagtatggTGTGCCAAGTTCCTAAGAGTGATAGATGATTATCCGATCTCACGGTGGCTTCTCTCGCATAGTTTATTGAGAAATCGTAAAATTTTGCTTAGCAATCAACTAGGAAATCGTATGTTTTAACTCCCATCGATTCTTGCTTTTCCTAACGTTCGAATGTGCAGCAgcgaaaatcataaattat
It encodes:
- the LOC140662833 gene encoding uncharacterized protein, with the translated sequence MAMRGKSKKKASVKTNGKNNGKSAKGGNGSKNKGLKKSRRSGGKARFAMDIFNEEVMENAYYTCHNIMDVLKCRGFPWPEAQKKKKGKRKK